The Lactuca sativa cultivar Salinas chromosome 2, Lsat_Salinas_v11, whole genome shotgun sequence genome includes a window with the following:
- the LOC111915996 gene encoding protein PIN-LIKES 7, translating into MGFWSLFEVASMPILEVLLVSVIGAIMATDYFNVLSGDARKSLNKIVFVAFTPSLIFASLAKTVNLEDIISWWFMPVNIGMTFIVGGTLGWIAAKLIKPKPHLEGLLIAMCSTGNLGNILLIIVPAICTEAGSPFGEHSICKSKGFAYSSFSLALGSFYIWTYTFQLIKNSSLRYLKDVEDQSQQEPNKDMNENEKTCLLSVESQEYIDLVVPLSYPTSDKKQIQLAIHEGSLSNDDKKEESSCKLVEILHKFLEELLSPPNIGSILGMIFGATPWLKKLVMGVDSPLRVIQDSVTLLGDGTLPCITLILGGNLIQGLKRASIRPNIIITIICIRYVISPIVGILVIKAADSLELLPADPLFSFLLLIQYTLPPAMNISTMTQLFNVGQEECSVLMMWTYLVATFALTGWATVFMWILTS; encoded by the exons ATGGGGTTTTGGTCGTTGTTTGAGGTGGCATCAATGCCGATTTTGGAGGTATTGCTAGTGAGTGTAATTGGAGCAATCATGGCTACCGATTACTTCAATGTTCTCTCTGGTGATGCCCGCAAGTCACTAAATAAG ATTGTTTTCGTGGCATTTACTCCCTCACTTATCTTTGCTAGTCTTGCAAAAACCGTCAACCTTGAAGACATTATCTCCTG GTGGTTTATGCCAGTAAATATTGGAATGACATTTATTGTTGGAGGGACATTGGGGTGGATAGCAGCGAAACTAATTAAACCAAAACCACACTTGGAGGGCCTATTGATTGCTATGTGCTCTACAG GAAACTTGGGAAATATTCTACTGATAATTGTCCCTGCAATCTGCACGGAGGCTGGAAGCCCATTTGGGGAACATAGTATCTGCAAGTCAAAGGGATTTGCATATTCATCCTTCTCCCTTGCG TTGGGCAGTTTCTACATTTGGACATACACTTTCCAATTGATAAAAAACTCAAGTTTAAGGTATTTGAAAGATGTTGAAGACCAATCACAACAGGAACCCAACAAAGACATGAATGAAAATGAAAAAACATGTCTTCTAAGTGTAGAAAGCCAAGAATATATTGATTTAGTTGTTCCTTTATCATACCCGACTAGTGATAAAAAACAAATCCAACTT GCTATACACGAAGGATCTCTAAGCAATGATGATAAAAAAGAAGAATCCTCATGTAAACTAGTAGAAATACTCCACAAATTCTTGGAGGAACTGTTGTCTCCTCCAAACATTGGTTCT ATTTTAGGAATGATTTTTGGGGCGACCCCATGGCTGAAAAAGCTTGTGATGGGGGTTGATTCTCCTTTACGAGTTATCCAAGATTCTGTCACACTACTTGG GGATGGAACCTTACCTTGTATCACTCTTATACTAGGAGGCAACCTAATACAAG GTTTAAAGAGAGCAAGCATCAGACCTAATATCATCATCACAATCATCTGTATACGATATGTTATTTCTCCCATTGTTGGAATCCTTGTGATCAAAGCAGCTGATAGTCTAGAACTACTTCCTGCAGACCCTCTCTTTAGTTTCCTACTATTGATTCAGTACACCCTGCCACCTGCCATGAACATCA GTACAATGACACAATTGTTCAATGTGGGGCAAGAGGAATGTTCAGTGCTTATGATGTGGACTTACTTAGTAGCCACATTCGCACTTACCGGATGGGCGACTGTGTTCATGTGGATCTTGACATCATGA